Proteins from a genomic interval of Armatimonadia bacterium:
- a CDS encoding type III-B CRISPR module-associated protein Cmr5: MIRTAEQQRAQRAWKALTDRFGAAPDRWNSNGGAKAYLTALRQTSTRVHVSGIGQALAFLRSRDNDGKMAATDLAGAVLADLGLPPGDDPALELINRIKDGDLILLMRATEEAMAYVSWLSRYLQGAGIEPDDVIEEDNAGEGGN, encoded by the coding sequence GTGATTAGGACCGCGGAGCAACAGCGAGCACAGCGGGCCTGGAAAGCCCTGACGGATCGATTCGGTGCGGCACCAGACCGATGGAACAGCAATGGGGGAGCCAAAGCCTACCTGACCGCGCTTCGGCAGACCTCGACACGCGTCCATGTCAGCGGTATCGGGCAGGCCCTCGCCTTCCTGAGGTCACGTGACAACGACGGAAAGATGGCGGCGACAGACCTGGCGGGCGCTGTGCTCGCAGACTTGGGGCTGCCCCCGGGAGACGATCCTGCTCTGGAGCTGATCAACAGGATCAAGGACGGGGACCTGATCCTACTGATGCGGGCGACTGAGGAGGCCATGGCCTACGTATCCTGGCTGAGCCGGTACCTCCAGGGCGCGGGGATTGAGCCGGATGACGTCATCGAGGAAGACAACGCTGGCGAGGGGGGCAACTGA
- a CDS encoding nucleoside hydrolase, whose amino-acid sequence MDGLRWHEIDALCSEIDGAVAGLTHHSARLLLDMDPGVDDALALLLAIGCGQVEIVGLGTSCGNVGPRQSALNALKVFDAAGLQVGFPVCAGLDMPLSGWPPGDKPDAEFIHGPGGLGQNCQPDPDPARLSATNAVGLILETYREPSDVVLLVTGPLTNVAEALRREPGIAANIPRIVFMGGAFKVPGNIAPYGEFNVWMDPVAAAEVFASPIPMTVVGLDVALQCPLTLADIEVGLRPEEWKRGKFVRDITSHYMGFYRDNEGFNGCYMHDPLAMAVAIWPELVWTRPYNVQVITARDRALGSAEAGMADAFLGAHDSPVRGMTVIDHRARGNREREPRKDIALAVDSPEFRLRLMRSLRAVCMDSERLPPVTS is encoded by the coding sequence ATGGACGGTCTGCGATGGCACGAGATCGATGCTCTGTGCTCTGAGATCGATGGTGCGGTGGCCGGCCTGACGCACCACTCGGCCAGGCTACTTCTGGATATGGACCCAGGGGTGGACGATGCACTGGCGTTGCTGTTGGCGATCGGCTGTGGCCAAGTCGAGATCGTGGGGCTGGGGACGTCGTGCGGCAATGTGGGGCCTCGGCAGAGCGCCCTGAATGCGCTGAAGGTCTTCGATGCGGCCGGGCTGCAGGTGGGCTTCCCGGTGTGTGCGGGTCTGGATATGCCGCTGAGCGGCTGGCCGCCGGGTGACAAGCCCGACGCGGAGTTCATCCATGGCCCCGGGGGGCTGGGGCAGAACTGCCAGCCCGATCCCGACCCGGCGCGGCTGTCAGCAACGAACGCCGTGGGTCTGATCCTGGAGACCTACCGCGAGCCCAGCGACGTGGTGCTGCTGGTGACCGGGCCTCTGACCAATGTGGCCGAGGCCCTGCGGCGAGAGCCGGGCATTGCCGCCAACATCCCCCGCATCGTCTTCATGGGCGGTGCCTTCAAGGTGCCGGGCAACATCGCCCCCTACGGTGAGTTCAACGTGTGGATGGACCCGGTGGCGGCGGCCGAGGTGTTCGCGAGCCCCATCCCGATGACGGTGGTCGGCTTGGACGTGGCGCTGCAGTGTCCGTTGACGCTGGCGGACATCGAGGTCGGCCTGCGCCCGGAGGAGTGGAAGCGGGGCAAGTTCGTCCGGGACATCACCAGTCACTACATGGGGTTCTACCGGGACAACGAAGGGTTCAACGGCTGCTACATGCACGATCCGCTGGCGATGGCGGTGGCGATCTGGCCCGAGTTGGTCTGGACGAGGCCGTACAACGTGCAAGTCATCACAGCGCGGGACCGAGCCCTGGGTTCTGCCGAGGCCGGAATGGCTGACGCCTTCTTGGGCGCCCACGACTCACCGGTTCGGGGGATGACGGTCATTGACCACCGCGCTCGCGGCAACCGGGAGCGTGAGCCACGGAAGGACATCGCGCTCGCAGTGGACAGCCCTGAGTTCCGTCTGCGTCTGATGCGTTCACTGAGGGCAGTCTGTATGGATTCGGAACGGCTGCCACCGGTGACGAGTTGA
- the cmr6 gene encoding type III-B CRISPR module RAMP protein Cmr6 has product MAYPVLNPTTEALKGWPTQRRHPGLLTDTYVPYANDQFGSLTGEDAKKHLTDISRACNSFQNTQCGGALLAGWSNLTAAAGAKPEGQWTMSTVWRLAAHLSRPTGLENAALCLHPIYGFPYLPGTGLKGLATAYADSMGVGESDPSRRRIMGTTSAGGSVVFLEAWPAQWPKVEVDIVNSHHREYYNPSSPQTPGDWENPNMVYFLTVAPEERFRFALAKAHPASLDDDVQTARKWLVGGLTELGFGAKTAAGYGYFTCDGETAKGPPTAADPPLTPLEALERWADQFLEGSPQINQKGTVLCKLNAYEGETKRAAAALLLRKLKDLSWLDKRSKSNPDKPSLGGELRAAAEGE; this is encoded by the coding sequence ATGGCCTACCCGGTTCTGAACCCGACCACGGAAGCACTGAAAGGGTGGCCGACGCAGCGCCGTCACCCCGGTTTGCTTACCGATACCTACGTCCCCTACGCCAACGACCAGTTCGGAAGCCTCACGGGCGAAGATGCAAAGAAGCACCTGACCGACATCTCAAGAGCGTGCAACAGCTTCCAGAATACGCAGTGCGGGGGAGCGCTTCTCGCCGGATGGAGCAACCTGACGGCTGCCGCTGGCGCGAAGCCAGAGGGCCAGTGGACGATGAGCACGGTCTGGCGTCTGGCAGCGCACCTGTCTCGTCCGACGGGGCTGGAGAACGCTGCCCTCTGTCTGCACCCCATCTATGGCTTCCCCTATCTCCCCGGCACAGGCCTCAAGGGGCTGGCAACTGCCTACGCTGACAGCATGGGAGTGGGTGAGAGCGACCCCTCTCGTCGACGCATCATGGGAACAACGAGTGCCGGAGGGTCGGTGGTCTTCCTTGAGGCATGGCCGGCACAGTGGCCCAAGGTCGAGGTGGACATAGTCAACAGTCACCACCGAGAGTACTACAACCCATCGTCTCCGCAGACCCCAGGCGATTGGGAGAACCCGAACATGGTCTACTTCCTGACTGTGGCGCCAGAGGAGCGGTTCCGGTTCGCCCTTGCCAAAGCGCATCCCGCCAGTCTCGACGACGACGTTCAAACGGCGCGCAAGTGGCTCGTGGGAGGGCTCACCGAGCTGGGGTTCGGCGCCAAAACGGCTGCCGGCTATGGGTACTTCACCTGCGACGGCGAGACGGCCAAGGGGCCCCCCACGGCTGCCGACCCGCCGTTGACCCCTCTCGAGGCCTTGGAGCGTTGGGCCGACCAGTTCCTGGAAGGCTCACCACAGATCAACCAAAAGGGAACGGTACTCTGTAAGCTGAACGCCTATGAAGGAGAGACCAAGAGGGCGGCCGCCGCGCTCCTCCTGCGGAAGCTCAAAGACCTATCGTGGCTAGACAAGCGAAGCAAGAGCAATCCAGACAAACCCTCGCTGGGTGGGGAGCTGAGGGCAGCCGCGGAAGGTGAATGA
- the cmr3 gene encoding type III-B CRISPR module-associated protein Cmr3 translates to MAPMTLRLHPVDVLMFRETRWFGTGAGASESVFPPPRTIAGALRTYLLDACGANYGGIRTAMREARRKTGLAGYWPVLKTKLKEVAGAAWPVDAEIIGPFLGRDDERYFPVPRTIVRDLSGPVPTPASLRPVTVGSSPARTLLATGSDLHWEPLPDGFIHGSDLQAYLEQGTLPEHQILAESAGEEVILKETRVGVAIDGDTGTAAEGLLYTSTFSRLQKGWYLEVDLKLDSPGYEHMPEHVMERPWLRLGGDGKVARVEIVDKPWQPWSAPASAVNTLIYLATPALFGGGSPTPSSVGTIRAAATGRPLAFSGWDLAANLPMKSRYAVQAGAVYFLDQAPAVQHGTCISDDPEDRAAGWGYCLRGVWQA, encoded by the coding sequence ATGGCACCGATGACCCTGAGACTGCATCCTGTGGATGTGCTGATGTTCCGCGAGACACGCTGGTTTGGCACCGGAGCTGGTGCCTCGGAGTCCGTGTTTCCGCCACCCCGGACCATCGCCGGTGCGCTGCGGACCTATCTGCTCGACGCCTGTGGGGCCAACTACGGAGGCATCCGCACCGCGATGCGGGAGGCCCGGCGCAAGACCGGCCTCGCGGGATACTGGCCGGTCCTGAAGACGAAGCTCAAAGAGGTGGCCGGTGCCGCCTGGCCTGTCGACGCCGAGATCATTGGACCCTTCCTCGGGAGGGATGACGAGCGTTACTTTCCAGTCCCCAGGACTATCGTGAGAGACCTTTCGGGTCCCGTGCCCACGCCGGCGTCCCTGAGGCCGGTCACCGTGGGCAGCAGCCCGGCCAGGACCCTCCTGGCCACCGGGTCCGACCTCCACTGGGAGCCTCTGCCCGATGGGTTCATCCATGGGAGTGACCTGCAGGCATACCTGGAGCAGGGCACCTTGCCCGAGCACCAAATCCTTGCCGAGAGCGCGGGCGAAGAAGTGATCCTGAAAGAGACCAGGGTCGGCGTTGCGATCGACGGCGATACCGGCACGGCAGCCGAGGGCCTCCTGTACACGTCGACCTTCAGCCGCCTCCAGAAGGGATGGTACCTGGAGGTGGACCTGAAGCTGGACAGTCCGGGGTACGAGCATATGCCCGAGCATGTCATGGAGCGTCCGTGGCTGCGACTGGGCGGCGACGGCAAGGTTGCCCGGGTCGAGATCGTTGACAAGCCTTGGCAGCCCTGGAGCGCTCCTGCTTCAGCAGTCAACACGCTAATCTATCTGGCAACACCGGCCCTGTTTGGGGGCGGGTCTCCGACTCCGAGTTCAGTTGGGACCATCCGCGCCGCCGCTACTGGAAGGCCGCTGGCGTTCTCTGGCTGGGATCTGGCGGCGAACCTGCCGATGAAGTCGCGCTATGCCGTGCAGGCGGGAGCGGTCTACTTCCTGGACCAAGCGCCTGCGGTGCAACACGGAACGTGCATTTCCGATGACCCCGAAGACCGGGCAGCCGGCTGGGGGTACTGTCTGAGAGGAGTGTGGCAAGCTTGA
- the cmr4 gene encoding type III-B CRISPR module RAMP protein Cmr4: protein MSGTIAFMRALTSTHLGAGTGIGAIDLPIQREKHTQWPMNQGGGMKGVFRDQARRALAEELGTSVQQADSNSLLTCVFGPPVESAGEHAGALAVSDARILLFPVRSIKGVFALVTCPAVLERFGEDCVLAGINRPSLPQHQPTMPENGRPSAYAPSQAELFFPAPQDDQDGGYLAVLEDLSFKWEANTESPNNQVVVDLANALAAYAPAAKDRLVIVPDDVFSYFVQFRTEVVTRNALDYEKKTVRKGALFNEEFLPPETVLYSVLLVDRDHQTDGGKTADDKPAESKGANALLTKTKDWIHGRYLQFGGDASTGKGLCHVSFFGGTWTGSGGGD, encoded by the coding sequence TTGAGCGGCACCATCGCCTTCATGAGGGCGCTGACCTCAACGCACCTGGGCGCCGGGACTGGGATCGGTGCGATCGACCTTCCTATCCAGCGTGAGAAACACACGCAGTGGCCCATGAACCAGGGCGGCGGCATGAAGGGTGTCTTCCGAGATCAGGCACGCCGAGCACTGGCCGAAGAGCTCGGGACGTCGGTCCAGCAGGCTGACTCCAATAGCCTCCTAACCTGCGTGTTCGGGCCTCCAGTCGAGAGCGCCGGGGAGCATGCCGGCGCTCTGGCCGTGAGTGACGCCCGTATCCTGCTGTTTCCTGTTCGCTCCATCAAGGGCGTCTTTGCGCTGGTCACCTGCCCGGCAGTCCTGGAGCGTTTCGGCGAGGACTGCGTCTTGGCCGGTATCAATCGCCCTTCGCTGCCCCAGCATCAGCCGACCATGCCCGAAAACGGCAGACCGTCTGCATACGCACCGAGCCAGGCAGAGTTGTTCTTCCCGGCACCACAAGACGATCAGGACGGTGGGTACTTGGCGGTGCTGGAGGACCTCTCCTTCAAGTGGGAAGCCAACACCGAGAGTCCCAACAATCAGGTCGTCGTGGATCTTGCGAACGCCCTGGCTGCCTATGCGCCCGCTGCCAAGGACCGGCTGGTGATCGTCCCCGATGACGTCTTCTCCTACTTCGTCCAGTTCCGCACCGAAGTCGTGACGCGTAACGCCCTGGACTATGAGAAGAAGACCGTCAGGAAGGGAGCACTCTTCAATGAGGAGTTCCTTCCCCCGGAGACGGTCCTGTACTCCGTGTTGCTGGTCGATCGGGACCATCAGACCGATGGAGGGAAGACAGCAGACGACAAGCCCGCGGAGAGCAAAGGCGCAAACGCCCTGCTGACCAAGACGAAGGACTGGATCCACGGGAGGTACCTGCAGTTCGGTGGCGACGCGAGCACCGGCAAGGGGCTCTGCCATGTCAGCTTCTTTGGCGGGACATGGACAGGGAGTGGTGGCGGTGATTAG
- a CDS encoding RAMP superfamily CRISPR-associated protein, protein MNAIDVTFELVTPAYAGGADRAQPEGLRPPTLKALLRFWWRAMHPELVEEDLFDAEAAIFGSTSYKRGKDTKGGQGLRVVPAGGEWQRETLAPYGPNKQSPLFYMVYGADGRRKEGDCWVGDPRIKAGGTFRFRLVASRLTSQQWAEVLGALWLLSAFGGFGRRNRRGFGSLQLQGVPHAVPASPEPQGQVTLPDLAACEDAEALAVALEQGLRTLGVPRPATPPLHTAFSSETKIAAGSASDSGWEQTLRQAGHLFYDYRRLLGTVFRHTENDKPMGDDLQLTQGYLGSGVGTPAPPATKGVVFGAPHNYQFSSTGEKAFYEVFGPGDPVGPKDHGQQRRASPLIFKVLKLNNGKHVPLVVWLPSLFLPDDYDLKFTRGPKTALVHSDVAKPDAAAMQAAAAPLFAPAAVSVSGKDNAGVVVTTTFKGYVASGWTVIL, encoded by the coding sequence TTGAACGCCATCGATGTGACTTTTGAGTTGGTAACACCGGCGTACGCTGGTGGAGCGGACCGTGCGCAGCCGGAGGGTCTGCGACCACCAACCCTAAAGGCCTTGCTGCGGTTCTGGTGGCGGGCGATGCATCCTGAGCTGGTCGAGGAAGATCTGTTCGACGCAGAGGCGGCGATCTTCGGCTCGACCTCCTACAAGCGCGGCAAGGACACCAAAGGTGGCCAGGGCCTGCGGGTGGTGCCGGCAGGCGGGGAGTGGCAAAGAGAGACACTGGCCCCCTACGGGCCCAACAAGCAAAGCCCCCTCTTTTACATGGTGTATGGGGCTGACGGCCGGCGCAAGGAGGGGGACTGCTGGGTAGGTGACCCCCGCATCAAGGCAGGGGGCACGTTCCGCTTCCGTCTCGTGGCTTCTCGCCTCACTTCACAGCAGTGGGCAGAGGTGCTGGGTGCCCTGTGGCTCCTCTCAGCCTTCGGCGGCTTCGGCCGAAGGAACCGCAGGGGCTTTGGAAGCCTGCAGCTTCAGGGCGTCCCTCATGCCGTGCCTGCGTCACCTGAGCCTCAGGGCCAGGTGACACTGCCTGACCTAGCCGCCTGTGAGGACGCGGAGGCACTCGCAGTCGCCCTTGAGCAGGGGCTGCGGACGCTTGGGGTGCCGAGACCTGCGACACCGCCCCTCCACACGGCCTTCAGTAGTGAGACCAAGATCGCCGCGGGCTCCGCCAGTGACAGCGGCTGGGAGCAGACCCTCAGGCAGGCTGGCCATCTCTTCTACGACTACCGACGTCTGCTGGGGACCGTCTTCAGGCACACGGAGAACGACAAGCCAATGGGAGATGATCTGCAGCTTACTCAAGGCTACCTGGGGAGCGGCGTCGGTACGCCGGCGCCCCCTGCCACGAAGGGCGTGGTCTTCGGGGCTCCGCACAACTACCAGTTCAGCAGCACGGGCGAGAAGGCCTTCTATGAGGTCTTCGGTCCAGGCGATCCAGTCGGCCCCAAGGACCACGGACAACAACGTCGAGCTTCCCCGCTTATCTTCAAGGTTCTGAAGCTGAACAACGGCAAGCATGTACCACTGGTGGTCTGGCTCCCGTCGCTCTTCTTGCCGGACGACTACGACCTCAAGTTCACCCGCGGGCCGAAAACAGCGCTCGTCCATAGCGACGTGGCCAAACCCGATGCCGCAGCCATGCAGGCAGCGGCAGCTCCGCTGTTCGCACCGGCTGCCGTAAGCGTTAGCGGCAAAGACAACGCCGGGGTCGTCGTCACAACAACCTTCAAAGGCTACGTCGCGAGTGGCTGGACGGTGATCTTATGA
- a CDS encoding AAA family ATPase, whose translation MGKPLDAASMRLTMDGYLAALGWEYEWSTSLDAFVVEAGSAGDGQEGLSILVRWSPYFLFVQAVGLARVPKRAKRVVFERLMSLHWDTIVPKYEWDARDGELRAAWYLPIEYGPPTEEQFLQVLQVFAQAVSAARPEIAKVLERARHALSGDAADRIPEAADLPNLGRDLVELATEREILPMYVRDDLVESLISALSGPRQQILLVGDSGTGKSAVVHALATWIAAGDARVDRGDLRDRHIYECVPAAFQASVLYAHELENKTQLVAENCIEQNAILFLDQTHLAVTTGRFDEKLDRTIANLLLPFISRNEITIIGATDSDGYKLMLKLNPRFAESFHLLHVPEPCREDTLLMVRDRVARFTDSNTAGGAVEFGEGVCERLVDMSGRFFRTRKYPGKALELLSEVIAYRSESPEAGPITVRDVENAVCNLSGLRQDIVRTDAAVTRAQVEEALRAHVIGQEGAVSAACDVVLAYKAEVAPESRPVGTLLFAGPTGVGKTQLARALAKHLFGTEEALVRYDMSEFAGADGFAKLCGRRGGQEEAGRLVEDVCATPFSVVLFDEIEKAHDSVFNLLLQVLGEGRLTDETGRTGSFLNSIIIMTSNVGAYLFGRAPVGFSQASTRQITDEDLNKELATAFRPEFLNRLSRVVSFSPLDRDTVRQIARREITALMHRTGVQRRGLTLVPSEGLLEHLVATGYDERYGARAMQRAVEHVVTASLAELLAAQPELGGQALHLDWVDGKVVINRKEE comes from the coding sequence ATGGGAAAGCCTCTCGATGCCGCCTCGATGCGGCTCACGATGGATGGGTACCTGGCGGCTCTGGGATGGGAGTATGAATGGTCGACCTCGCTCGACGCCTTCGTGGTGGAGGCTGGAAGCGCTGGGGACGGCCAGGAAGGCCTTAGCATTCTAGTTCGGTGGAGTCCCTACTTCCTGTTTGTGCAGGCTGTGGGCCTGGCCAGAGTGCCCAAGAGGGCAAAGCGGGTCGTTTTCGAGCGCCTGATGTCGCTCCATTGGGACACTATCGTCCCGAAGTATGAGTGGGATGCCAGGGACGGCGAACTGCGGGCGGCATGGTACCTCCCCATCGAGTATGGTCCTCCCACGGAGGAGCAGTTCCTCCAAGTGCTCCAGGTGTTCGCGCAGGCGGTATCGGCAGCCCGCCCGGAGATCGCGAAGGTCCTAGAGAGGGCTCGCCATGCCCTGTCAGGTGATGCTGCCGATCGGATACCCGAAGCTGCTGATCTTCCCAACCTCGGACGTGACCTCGTCGAGCTGGCTACCGAGCGCGAGATACTGCCGATGTACGTGCGGGACGACTTGGTGGAGTCCCTGATCTCGGCCTTGAGTGGGCCGCGGCAGCAGATACTCTTGGTCGGTGACTCGGGGACCGGCAAGAGCGCTGTAGTCCACGCCTTGGCCACATGGATCGCTGCAGGCGATGCACGTGTGGATCGCGGTGATCTTCGCGATCGCCACATCTACGAATGTGTGCCTGCAGCCTTTCAAGCCTCGGTCCTATACGCCCACGAGCTTGAGAACAAGACACAGCTCGTGGCTGAGAACTGCATCGAGCAGAACGCCATCTTGTTTCTGGATCAGACCCACCTGGCCGTGACCACTGGACGCTTCGACGAGAAGCTCGACCGCACCATCGCCAACCTTCTTCTGCCCTTCATCTCGCGCAACGAGATCACCATCATCGGCGCAACGGACTCCGACGGCTACAAGCTCATGCTGAAGCTCAACCCGCGGTTCGCGGAGAGCTTCCACCTACTGCACGTACCCGAACCATGTCGTGAAGACACTCTTCTGATGGTCCGAGACCGGGTGGCCAGGTTCACTGACAGCAACACGGCGGGTGGCGCCGTCGAGTTTGGAGAGGGCGTCTGCGAGCGTCTCGTGGACATGTCAGGCCGCTTCTTCCGCACCAGAAAGTACCCCGGCAAGGCGCTAGAGCTTCTCAGTGAGGTCATCGCCTACCGGTCAGAGTCGCCAGAGGCCGGCCCCATCACTGTTCGGGACGTCGAGAACGCAGTGTGCAATTTGTCAGGCCTACGTCAGGACATAGTCCGTACGGACGCTGCTGTGACCAGAGCGCAGGTTGAGGAAGCCCTCCGTGCACACGTGATCGGGCAGGAGGGCGCCGTAAGCGCCGCCTGCGATGTGGTGCTGGCCTACAAGGCAGAGGTCGCCCCAGAGAGCAGGCCGGTAGGCACACTGCTTTTCGCGGGCCCCACTGGAGTCGGGAAGACTCAGTTGGCGCGTGCGCTGGCTAAGCACCTGTTTGGCACGGAGGAAGCACTTGTGCGCTACGACATGTCGGAGTTCGCCGGGGCTGACGGCTTTGCGAAGCTCTGCGGCCGTCGAGGCGGGCAGGAAGAAGCGGGTAGGCTGGTGGAGGACGTCTGCGCAACCCCCTTCTCAGTGGTTCTCTTTGACGAGATCGAGAAGGCGCATGATAGCGTGTTCAACCTGCTTCTGCAGGTCCTCGGAGAGGGACGCCTTACCGACGAGACCGGTCGTACAGGCAGTTTCCTGAACTCCATCATCATCATGACGTCGAACGTCGGCGCTTACCTCTTCGGCAGGGCCCCGGTTGGCTTCTCCCAGGCAAGCACTCGGCAGATCACTGACGAGGACCTCAACAAGGAACTGGCCACAGCCTTCCGACCGGAGTTCCTGAACCGCCTCAGCCGAGTAGTGAGCTTCTCACCACTAGATCGCGACACCGTGCGCCAGATCGCCCGGCGTGAGATCACGGCCTTGATGCATCGGACAGGCGTCCAGCGTCGGGGGCTGACCTTGGTACCCAGTGAGGGGTTGCTCGAGCACCTGGTGGCGACGGGCTACGACGAACGCTACGGCGCTCGGGCCATGCAACGCGCCGTGGAGCATGTCGTGACGGCCTCGCTTGCCGAACTCCTGGCCGCTCAGCCGGAACTGGGGGGGCAAGCTCTGCATCTCGACTGGGTAGACGGCAAGGTGGTCATCAACCGCAAAGAGGAGTGA
- the cas10 gene encoding type III-B CRISPR-associated protein Cas10/Cmr2, which produces MSGALFSFSLTPVQSFIEAARSVRDLKSGSALLSHLTRAALETVEGEGGTTIFPAKPAAGWSDHIPNLFLARFDSLDAAETAAEACRNAVQERWEKVADTVHKELGKKLSSSPGWDRGWDCQVEHFWDIQTVALELSQIPAVYQAMLGKAMADPGDLGQQFRTMQEVLASRKLQRHFPGDNGIGRHKCAIMGEWEQMGPVGLNEANEFWEGAARKVSPEGIRLTTRDRLCAPALTKRFCTLDADLRKRVGKEFPDTASIATASWWKAAVEKCGAEAQAFEDAVSALQQALGNAADTERRYLLEMNLTAKRLADEGGLAETQIKEPFKAMVAARNALLAKAKGQTLGAPPRYYAILVQDGDEMGKWLGGEKTGSIGEDFLRDMSTALQGYAGSVKTIVGNHDGFAVYTGGDDALYMVPLEKALPCAQGLRKDFPEFGTDMEGRKPTLSAGMAIVHYKYDLRSALRAARQAEHNAKELGRDSFGIELVKRSGGAVSLVLPWCMTHEMLKLQRLFHAGVSDRWLQKTAAFQTDTRNWYAQSAAIGCLIGQTTRGLHLTEDEQTTVAEILDNCPPKEAASKTREYLADLWLRTWEMMKARYDRLRTPSVKEDEFPFEDHVDFPPRVLEAFVAFGLIASFLDRGRD; this is translated from the coding sequence ATGAGCGGAGCTCTCTTCTCCTTCAGTCTGACCCCGGTGCAGAGCTTCATCGAAGCCGCACGGAGCGTGCGCGACCTCAAGTCGGGCTCTGCGTTGCTGAGCCACCTCACCCGCGCTGCCCTTGAGACGGTGGAGGGCGAGGGCGGCACGACGATCTTCCCTGCAAAGCCCGCCGCAGGCTGGTCGGACCACATCCCCAACCTGTTCCTGGCGAGGTTCGACAGCCTTGACGCCGCTGAGACGGCTGCCGAGGCGTGCCGCAACGCTGTCCAAGAGCGCTGGGAGAAAGTTGCCGACACCGTACACAAGGAGCTAGGGAAGAAGCTGAGCAGCAGCCCCGGCTGGGACAGGGGCTGGGACTGCCAGGTAGAGCACTTCTGGGACATCCAGACGGTGGCCTTGGAGCTCTCACAGATCCCCGCTGTCTACCAGGCGATGCTCGGTAAGGCAATGGCCGACCCCGGCGACCTGGGACAGCAATTCCGGACCATGCAGGAGGTCCTGGCTTCGCGCAAGCTGCAGCGACACTTCCCCGGCGACAACGGAATCGGCCGCCACAAGTGCGCGATCATGGGCGAGTGGGAGCAGATGGGCCCTGTCGGCCTCAACGAAGCCAACGAGTTCTGGGAGGGGGCGGCCCGCAAGGTCTCTCCGGAGGGCATCAGACTCACAACCCGCGATCGGCTCTGCGCGCCTGCCCTGACGAAGCGGTTCTGCACGCTCGACGCCGACCTGCGAAAGCGTGTCGGCAAGGAGTTCCCCGACACAGCCTCCATCGCTACGGCGTCTTGGTGGAAGGCCGCCGTCGAGAAGTGCGGGGCAGAGGCCCAAGCCTTCGAGGACGCCGTCTCGGCCCTCCAACAGGCCCTCGGGAACGCAGCCGACACCGAACGGCGGTACCTGCTCGAGATGAACCTCACCGCGAAGAGGCTGGCAGACGAGGGCGGCCTCGCCGAGACCCAGATCAAGGAACCCTTCAAGGCCATGGTGGCCGCGCGCAACGCTCTGCTCGCAAAGGCGAAAGGACAGACGCTCGGCGCGCCACCGCGCTACTACGCGATCCTCGTGCAGGATGGCGACGAGATGGGCAAGTGGCTGGGCGGAGAGAAGACGGGGAGCATCGGTGAGGACTTCCTGAGGGACATGAGCACGGCGCTCCAGGGCTACGCCGGCAGCGTAAAGACGATCGTTGGCAATCACGACGGGTTTGCCGTCTACACGGGCGGCGATGACGCGCTTTACATGGTGCCTCTCGAGAAGGCCCTCCCTTGCGCACAAGGACTGCGCAAGGACTTTCCGGAGTTCGGCACGGACATGGAAGGCAGAAAGCCGACTCTCAGCGCCGGGATGGCCATCGTCCACTACAAGTACGATCTGCGCAGCGCCCTGCGCGCGGCCCGGCAGGCTGAGCACAACGCGAAGGAACTGGGCCGGGACTCCTTCGGGATCGAGCTGGTCAAACGCTCCGGTGGTGCGGTGAGCCTCGTGCTGCCCTGGTGCATGACGCACGAGATGCTGAAGCTCCAGCGTCTCTTCCACGCAGGCGTCTCTGACCGCTGGTTACAGAAGACCGCCGCCTTCCAGACGGATACCCGGAACTGGTACGCACAAAGCGCAGCGATCGGCTGTCTGATCGGCCAGACGACCCGTGGTCTGCACCTCACGGAGGACGAACAGACGACGGTAGCTGAGATTCTGGACAACTGCCCTCCCAAGGAGGCGGCCTCCAAGACTCGCGAGTACCTGGCCGACCTGTGGCTGCGGACCTGGGAGATGATGAAGGCACGCTACGACCGGTTGCGTACCCCGTCCGTGAAGGAAGACGAGTTCCCCTTCGAAGACCACGTGGACTTTCCCCCGAGGGTCTTGGAGGCCTTCGTGGCCTTCGGGCTGATCGCGAGTTTCCTTGACAGGGGGAGAGACTAG